A genomic stretch from Plutella xylostella chromosome 14, ilPluXylo3.1, whole genome shotgun sequence includes:
- the LOC105385738 gene encoding carboxypeptidase B, whose translation MFIMKIVGIVLLLAVAVCAKHEEYNGWTSYAVSPSTFDQLKVIGLLVDQYEVDVFSYPTVQREGLVLVRPEVNDAVVKTLEDNQISYSVHVSDIKAVLDQEDAVNARRKAEARGRSGGRSLPYDAYQEFPVIDDYLQDIARRYPNLVKLVTPANSFEGRPIRYLKISTTNFEDTRKPVIFLEGGIHAREWISPPTVTWAIHKLVENNTEPDLLRDFDWILLPVSNPDGYQFTHTNSRFWRKTRSTVGQNTARCPGVDGNRNYDFQWNTVGTSSNPCSDTYAGTAPFSEIETRVVRDIIHEYLPRMKLFLTMHSYGSMILYPWGHDGSLSSNAFALHTVGVAMAEDIDKVSLPNFPSYTVGNSVLVIGYAAAGAAEDYAHLAGVPLSYTYELPGLRSGLNGFNLDPIYIQQVAIETWAGIVAGARRIAQM comes from the exons ATGTTTATCATGAAGATCGTTGGGATTGTTCTGTTATTGGCGGTGGCTGTGTGTGCCAAACACGAGGAATACAATGG GTGGACCTCCTACGCCGTGAGCCCTTCCACCTTCGACCAGCTGAAGGTGATCGGTCTACTGGTGGACCAGTACGAAGTGGACGTGTTCAGCTACCCGACGGTCCAGCGCGAGGGCCTGGTCCTCGTCAGGCCGGAGGTCAATGACGCTGTCGTGAAGACTCTTGAAGACAACCAGATCAGCTACAGTGTTCATGTTTCTGATATTAAGgc AGTCCTAGACCAAGAAGATGCCGTGAACGCGAGGAGGAAGGCCGAGGCGAGGGGCCGCAGCGGAGGCAGGAGCCTGCCCTACGACGCTTACCAAGAGTTCCCAGTG ATCGACGACTATCTTCAAGACATCGCGCGACGATACCCCAACTTGGTCAAACTGGTGACCCCGGCCAATTCCTTCGAAGGCCGTCCCATCAGGTACCTGAAGATTTCCACCACCAACTTCGAAGACACGAGGAAACCCGTCATCTTCCTCGAAGGTGGAATCCACGCTAGAGAGTGGATCTCTCCTCCTACTGTCACTTGGGCCATCCACAAGCTGGTCGAGAACAACACTGAGCCTGATCTGCTGAGGGACTTCGACTGGATCCTTCTGCCCGTTTCCAACCCTGATGGATACCAGTTCACGCACACTAAC TCCCGTTTCTGGAGGAAGACTCGATCAACCGTCGGCCAGAACACCGCCCGCTGCCCCGGAGTGGACGGCAACCGCAACTACGACTTCCAGTGGAACACCGTCGGCACCAGCAGCAACCCTTGCTCTGACACCTACGCCGGCACCGCCCCCTTCTCCGAGATCGAGACCCGAGTCGTCCGCGACATCATCCATGAATACCTGCCTAGGATGAAACTCTTCCTTACCATGCACAGCTATGGAAGCATGATTCTGTACCCTTGGGGACACGATGGTTCCCTGTCTTCCAACGCCTTCGCTCTACACACCGTCGGCGTTGCTATGGCTGAGGACATTGACAAGGTGTCTCTTCCTAACTTCCCGTCTTACACTGTTGGAAACTCGGTCCTGGTGATCGGTTATGCCGCTGCAGGCGCCGCTGAAGACTACGCGCATCTTGCTGGAGTGCCGCTGTCTTACACGTATGAATTGCCCGGATTAAGAAGTGGCCTGAACGGCTTCAATTTGGACCCCATTTACATTCAACAAGTGGCTATTGAGACCTGGGCGGGTATCGTCGCCGGTGCCAGAAGAATTGCTcaaatgtaa
- the LOC125489441 gene encoding carboxypeptidase B-like isoform X2 — protein sequence MAASVYEFEIKNELQVKSLRELEDKYYLDVWSHPGPTRPGYVLVQRTWRGDFESSLKKAGIKHKLAVKNVRGLLEQEDLLLTQAAKLSQNNMNYTVAGLPLGRIYNFDEIENYIERISRMYPKVATMVKGGHSFEHRPIHYLRISTTDFRDESKPIVYVQSLLHAREWLSQAATLYAIEKLVVNPEEHNLVSDVDWIIMPVANPDGFVYSTFTARSWRKNRAKGYKIGNVCVGVDLNRNYDVNWGTASSSSPCSETFHGRHAFSEPETIVTKKILHKYKGRVEMFLDIHSFGSLILFGYGNGALPPNAFMTNLVAQQMATAIDAVKLRENPAYTVGNSAMLLYPASGCAADYALANGSPLTFTFELPGYKHNGSMAGFLVDPAFVDQAGYETWEGIKIGARYALQSYRKKKGLALDALAPKPKRRTFKFKH from the exons ATGGC AGCGTCTGTCTATGAATTCGAGATAAAAAATGAGTTGCAAGTTAAAAGCCTTCGAGAACTAGAGGACAAGTATTACTTGGACGTCTGGTCCCACCCCGGGCCAACCCGGCCGGGGTATGTGTTGGTCCAGAGGACATGGAGAGGGGACTTCGAAAGTTCTCTCAAAAAAGCCGGTATAAAGCATAAACTCGCCGTCAAAAATGTTAGAGG ACTGTTGGAGCAAGAAGACCTCCTTCTGACTCAAGCGGCTAAGTTGAGTCAGAACAACATGAACTACACAGTCGCCGGGCTGCCTCTGGGCCGAATTTACAATTTCGACGAA ATCGAAAATTACATAGAACGAATATCCCGTATGTACCCTAAAGTGGCCACGATGGTGAAGGGAGGACACAGTTTTGAGCACAGACCGATCCATTACCTGCGCATATCGACCACTGATTTCCGG GATGAAAGCAAACCAATCGTGTACGTGCAGTCACTGCTGCACGCTCGCGAGTGGCTATCGCAAGCGGCCACTCTCTACGCCATTGAGAAACTCGTCGTCAACCCTGAGGAGCATAACCTGGTCAGCGACGTGGACTGGATCATCATGCCTGTTGCCAACCCTGATGGATTTGTTTACAGTACTTTTACT GCGAGATCCTGGAGAAAGAATCGGGCGAAAGGCTACAAAATCGGCAACGTCTGCGTCGGAGTGGACCTGAACCGGAACTACGACGTGAACTGGGGGACCGCCTCGAGCTCCTCGCCCTGCTCCGAGACCTTCCACGGCAGACACGCCTTCTCCGAACCAGAGACGATAGTCACCAAGAAGATCCTCCACAAATACAAGGGCAGAGTCGAGATGTTTCTAGACATACACAGCTTTGGTAGTCTGATACTGTTTGGATACGGCAACGGCGCGCTTCCACCGAATGCATTCATGACCAATCTAGTTGCCCAGCAAATGGCTACAGCCATAGACGCGGTCAAACTTAGAGAGAACCCCGCCTACACAGTGGGCAATTCTGCGATGCTGCTTTACCCTGCGTCAGGCTGCGCTGCCGACTACGCTTTAGCCAATGGCTCTCCGTTGACTTTCACTTTTGAGTTGCCAGGGTACAAGCACAATGGTAGCATGGCTGGGTTTCTTGTAGACCCTGCGTTTGTGGACCAGGCTGGGTACGAGACGTGGGAGGGCATCAAAATTGGCGCGAGATACGCTCTTCAGAGTTACAGGAAGAAGAAAGGTCTGGCTTTGGATGCGTTGGCGCCGAAGCCCAAACGTAGGacttttaagtttaaacattGA
- the LOC125489441 gene encoding carboxypeptidase B-like isoform X1 translates to MIQVIGFIVILIVVSAKHEIYDGASVYEFEIKNELQVKSLRELEDKYYLDVWSHPGPTRPGYVLVQRTWRGDFESSLKKAGIKHKLAVKNVRGLLEQEDLLLTQAAKLSQNNMNYTVAGLPLGRIYNFDEIENYIERISRMYPKVATMVKGGHSFEHRPIHYLRISTTDFRDESKPIVYVQSLLHAREWLSQAATLYAIEKLVVNPEEHNLVSDVDWIIMPVANPDGFVYSTFTARSWRKNRAKGYKIGNVCVGVDLNRNYDVNWGTASSSSPCSETFHGRHAFSEPETIVTKKILHKYKGRVEMFLDIHSFGSLILFGYGNGALPPNAFMTNLVAQQMATAIDAVKLRENPAYTVGNSAMLLYPASGCAADYALANGSPLTFTFELPGYKHNGSMAGFLVDPAFVDQAGYETWEGIKIGARYALQSYRKKKGLALDALAPKPKRRTFKFKH, encoded by the exons atgattcaaGTAATAGGATTCATTGTAATTCTTATTGTGGTATCTGCTAAGCATGAAATATATGACGG AGCGTCTGTCTATGAATTCGAGATAAAAAATGAGTTGCAAGTTAAAAGCCTTCGAGAACTAGAGGACAAGTATTACTTGGACGTCTGGTCCCACCCCGGGCCAACCCGGCCGGGGTATGTGTTGGTCCAGAGGACATGGAGAGGGGACTTCGAAAGTTCTCTCAAAAAAGCCGGTATAAAGCATAAACTCGCCGTCAAAAATGTTAGAGG ACTGTTGGAGCAAGAAGACCTCCTTCTGACTCAAGCGGCTAAGTTGAGTCAGAACAACATGAACTACACAGTCGCCGGGCTGCCTCTGGGCCGAATTTACAATTTCGACGAA ATCGAAAATTACATAGAACGAATATCCCGTATGTACCCTAAAGTGGCCACGATGGTGAAGGGAGGACACAGTTTTGAGCACAGACCGATCCATTACCTGCGCATATCGACCACTGATTTCCGG GATGAAAGCAAACCAATCGTGTACGTGCAGTCACTGCTGCACGCTCGCGAGTGGCTATCGCAAGCGGCCACTCTCTACGCCATTGAGAAACTCGTCGTCAACCCTGAGGAGCATAACCTGGTCAGCGACGTGGACTGGATCATCATGCCTGTTGCCAACCCTGATGGATTTGTTTACAGTACTTTTACT GCGAGATCCTGGAGAAAGAATCGGGCGAAAGGCTACAAAATCGGCAACGTCTGCGTCGGAGTGGACCTGAACCGGAACTACGACGTGAACTGGGGGACCGCCTCGAGCTCCTCGCCCTGCTCCGAGACCTTCCACGGCAGACACGCCTTCTCCGAACCAGAGACGATAGTCACCAAGAAGATCCTCCACAAATACAAGGGCAGAGTCGAGATGTTTCTAGACATACACAGCTTTGGTAGTCTGATACTGTTTGGATACGGCAACGGCGCGCTTCCACCGAATGCATTCATGACCAATCTAGTTGCCCAGCAAATGGCTACAGCCATAGACGCGGTCAAACTTAGAGAGAACCCCGCCTACACAGTGGGCAATTCTGCGATGCTGCTTTACCCTGCGTCAGGCTGCGCTGCCGACTACGCTTTAGCCAATGGCTCTCCGTTGACTTTCACTTTTGAGTTGCCAGGGTACAAGCACAATGGTAGCATGGCTGGGTTTCTTGTAGACCCTGCGTTTGTGGACCAGGCTGGGTACGAGACGTGGGAGGGCATCAAAATTGGCGCGAGATACGCTCTTCAGAGTTACAGGAAGAAGAAAGGTCTGGCTTTGGATGCGTTGGCGCCGAAGCCCAAACGTAGGacttttaagtttaaacattGA
- the LOC105385740 gene encoding carboxypeptidase B, which yields MRATMHRALVFVLLLGVAYAKFESYEGTSVYEFSVKNGAEAKLMQQLEKELDLDIWAHPGPSRPGTVLVPKQMKGEFEYKLKFAGIQHKVQVDNIKEYMELEDKLLTSARSQRANITAAGLSFDRVYTWEDIDQYLDVLGEAYPDTVTVVNGGSSVERRPMKYLKISTTNFQDKSKPVIYMQSLLHAREWITQAASLYAIHRLVIDVTERDMRNDFDWIIVPVANPDGFVHTHGISGTFRYWRKNRSTDYGLLCMGVDLNRNFDVIFGTGSSDNVCSDTFHGAGPFSEPETQVIRDIIAEHKDRMELFLDIHSFGSWILYGYGNGTLPANALYTHLIGVQMAQAIDAVKKSYNPDYVVGNTALMLYEASGSAADYAMSVGVPFSYTYELPGLRFDPGTLFGFLVDPAFIEQAGFETWEGIKVGARYARNSYRARKGLL from the exons ATGAGAGCCACCATGCATCGCGCTCTGGTTTTTGTTCTACTGTTAGGCGTTGCCTATGCGAAATTTGAAAGTTATGAGGG GACGTCAGTGTACGAATTCAGCGTTAAGAATGGAGCGGAAGCCAAGCTGATGCAGCAGTTGGAGAAAGAGCTAGACCTGGACATCTGGGCGCACCCCGGCCCATCCCGGCCAGGCACCGTGCTAGTCCCAAAACAAATGAAGGGAGAGTTCGAGTACAAACTGAAGTTTGCCGGCATCCAACACAAAGTACAAGTGGACAACATTAAAGA ATACATGGAATTAGAAGACAAATTGCTGACATCAGCTAGAAGCCAGAGGGCTAATATTACTGCAGCAGGTCTGTCTTTCGACAGGGTCTACACTTGGGAAGAT ATTGATCAATACCTGGACGTTCTGGGAGAGGCGTATCCCGACACTGTCACTGTTGTGAACGGTGGAAGCAGCGTCGAACGCAGGCCGATGAAATATTTGAAGATATCCACTACCAACTTCCAG gaTAAAAGCAAACCAGTGATCTACATGCAGTCTCTCCTCCACGCTCGCGAGTGGATCACGCAGGCCGCCAGCTTGTACGCTATCCACAGACTTGTCATCGACGTCACTGAGAGGGACATGCGCAATGACTTCGACTGGATCATCGTGCCCGTCGCCAACCCTGACGGCTTTGTCCACACTCACGGGATTAGTGGTACT TTCCGTTACTGGAGGAAGAACCGCTCCACGGACTACGGCCTGCTCTGCATGGGGGTCGATCTGAACAGGAACTTCGACGTCATATTCGGGACCGGCTCCAGTGACAACGTCTGCAGTGACACCTTCCACGGCGCTGGCCCCTTCTCCGAACCTGAGACTCAGGTCATACGGGACATCATCGCAGAGCACAAGGACCGAATGGAACTGTTCCTTGACATACACAGTTTTGGCAGCTGGATCCTCTACGGCTACGGAAATGGAACACTCCCAGCCAACGCTTTGTACACCCATTTGATAGGAGTCCAGATGGCTCAGGCCATTGATGCTGTGAAGAAGAGTTACAACCCCGACTACGTTGTCGGAAATACTGCTTTGATGCTGTACGAAGCCTCTGGTAGTGCGGCTGACTACGCCATGTCCGTTGGAGTGCCGTTCTCCTACACTTACGAGTTGCCCGGGTTGAGATTCGATCCTGGCACCTTGTTTGGGTTCCTGGTCGACCCCGCGTTTATTGAACAGGCTGGGTTTGAAACGTGGGAGGGAATTAAGGTTGGCGCCAGGTACGCTCGCAACTCTTACAGGGCAAGGAAAGGTCTGCTGTAA
- the LOC105385741 gene encoding carboxypeptidase B: MYWHNFLVCSLVIISVCAKNELYSGSKIYNVKLTSLKQQETLSHLKKDDVDFLRYPSFTHNITGRALVPAAQVDWFEEQLNSFGIPVDIQVHDVQEYLMRKDRSQKEFSRSFAFDGYYRYEQILSYLNTVQEQNSNVEVIEYGKTAQNRPLVYAKITNDDTNTKPVIIIEAGIIPREWITIPAAINAINKLLEIENAKLLNAFDWIVIPVLNPDGYEYTHTDLRYWTKTLTTSSHLQSVCPGANINRNFDIDWLVSGSSSSPCSPIYSGIEPFSEIESQMVKNLLEEYGDRFRMFLSLQNNGPFITYPWQFDKAATGAFRLHHFLGRDMAKSIGSEYVTGVGSVTTDERISGTSSDFAQRSGVLYSFNINLKQDENDDVLVPESEIPRAIEEAWRAISVAADSIIS; encoded by the exons ATGTATTGGCATAATTTTTTAGTTTGTTCCCTAGTGATTATTAGTGTTTGTGCCAAAAATGAGTTATATTCTGG ATCAAAAATTTACAACGTGAAACTCACTTCACTAAAACAACAGGAGACGCTCAGCCATTTGAAGAAAGATGACGTAGATTTCTTGAGATACCCATCTTTTACACACAACATCACTGGTCGAGCTTTGGTTCCTGCAGCTCAAGTGGACTGGTTCGAAGAGCAGCTAAACAGCTTTGGGATACCCGTGGATATTCAAGTCCATGATGTCCAAGA GTACCTCATGAGAAAGGATCGTAGTCAGAAGGAATTCTCAAGGAGTTTTGCGTTTGATGGTTATTACCGTTATGAGCAg aTCCTCTCATACCTTAACACAGTGCAGGAGCAAAACAGTAACGTTGAAGTTATAGAGTATGGAAAAACAGCACAAAATCGACCATTAGTTTAcgcaaaaataacaaatgacGATACAAATACTAAACCAGTCATAATTATAGAAGCTGGAATCATTCCCAGGGAATGGATTACGATACCAGCTGCTATTAAcgccataaataaattacttgaaATAGAAAATGCCAAACTGTTGAATGCATTTGACTGGATTGTTATTCCTGTACTGAATCCTGATGGATACGAATACACCCATACTGAT CTCCGCTACTGGACCAAAACCCTCACTACATCAAGCCACCTCCAATCTGTTTGCCCTGGCGCAAACATAAACCGCAACTTCGACATCGACTGGCTAGTCTCTGGCTCCAGCTCGAGCCCTTGCAGTCCCATCTACTCTGGCATAGAACCCTTCTCGGAAATCGAAAGCCAAATGGTCAAAAACCTACTTGAAGAATACGGCGATAGATTCCGCATGTTCCTCTCCTTGCAAAATAATGGCCCATTCATCACGTATCCGTGGCAGTTTGACAAAGCTGCTACTGGTGCATTCAGACTTCATCATTTCCTCGGTCGTGATATGGCTAAAAGTATCGGTTCAGAGTACGTCACTGGAGTGGGATCAGTGACGACAGATGAAAGAATTTCGGGAACCAGCAGTGATTTTGCTCAGAGAAGCGGTGTGCTGTATtctttcaatataaatttgaAACAAGATGAGAACGACGATGTTCTTGTACCTGAAAGTGAGATACCTAGAGCTATTGAAGAGGCTTGGAGAGCTATTAGTGTTGCGGCTGACAGTATTATTTcttaa